The window GCTGCTCGAAGAAGCGTTCGCCCTGGTACGAGAGAGCGCGCGGCGGACTCGGCAGATGCGGCATTTCGATGTGCAACTGCTGGGCGGCATGGCCATGTGCCAGCGCTCGATCGCCGAGATGCAAACCGGCGAAGGCAAGACGCTGACCGCGACGCTGCCGCTGTATCTCTACGCACTCTCGGGGCAAGGGGCGCTGTTGGCCACGGTGAACGATTACCTGGCGCGGCGCGACGCCGAGTGGATGCGACCGATTTACGAATTGCTCGGCTTGACGGTCGGCGTGATTGAGACCGAGATGGGCCCCCGCGAGCGCCAGGCCGCGTATGCCTGTGACATTACCTACGGCACGGCTAAGGAATTTGGTTTCGACTTTCTGCGCGATCGACTCTTGCTGCGCCATCGCGCGGAGCAAGGTGTGAACCTGCTCGACACGCTGCGCGGCATTTCGCGCCACCGCGGCCATGAGCAACCGGTCCAGCGCGAGCCGCATTTCATGCTGGTCGACGAAGCGGACAGCGTGCTGCTGGACGATGCGGTCACGCCGCTGGTGATCGCCGTGCCGCCGGGCGAGGGGCAGCAGGCGACCATCGCCACGTATCAATGGGCCGCGCAAGCCGCCGAACGATTTGCTGAGGAAACGCATTACGTCTACGACGCGCGTCGACAGCACGTCGAACTGACTCAGGCCGGCCGACGCCTGGCCCGGCAATTGCCACGCCCCGTGGCGGTCGGCAACCAGGGGATGCTCACGCTGTACGAATTCATCGAACGCGCGATTCGCGTGCGGCGTGATTTTATCCGCGACCGGCACTTTGTCGTGCGCGACGGGGCGATTGAAATCGTCGACGAGTTCACCGGCCGCATCGCCGCCGGACGCCAGTGGCGCGACGGCATTCACCAGGCGGTCGAGGCCCAGGCAGGTGTTCGCGTCACCGTGGCGACCGGCCAGGCGGCGCGAATCACGTTGCAGGAGTTCTTTCTCCGCTATCCGCACCTGGCCGGCATGACTGGCACGGCCAGCGGCTCGGAACGGGAAATGCGCCGTGTGTTCCATTTGCACGTGGCTCCAATTCCAACGAATCACCCACCCATTCGCGCCGAGTGGCCGCAAGCGGTGTTTGGCACGTCCGACGTGCGCTGGCAGGCGGTCGTCGCGGAAACGGCCGCGCTGCATGCCCAGGGGCGCCCAGTGCTGATCGGCACGCGCTCGATCGACAAGTCGGAACTGGTGTCCGAGCTGCTACGCGCGGCTGGCATTGCCCATACGGTCCTCAACGCCCGGAACATCGCCAACGAAGCCGAGATCGTGGCGGCCGCCGGCCAGCGCGGCGCGGTGACGGTGGCCACCAACATGGCCGGGCGCGGCACGGACATTCGCCTGGGGCCGGGTGTGGCGGAACTCGGGGGCATTCACGTCATCTGTACCGAGATGCACGATTCGGCCCGCATCGATCGGCAATTGATCGGCCGCTGTGGTCGCCAAGGGGATCCGGGGAGTTTCCG of the Planctomycetota bacterium genome contains:
- a CDS encoding preprotein translocase subunit SecA, with the protein product MSLFSATRLGGLAGWGWRGASWNLRRAESRLPRIAAREAELATAADHELRRRSLALGYRARCREPLDALLEEAFALVRESARRTRQMRHFDVQLLGGMAMCQRSIAEMQTGEGKTLTATLPLYLYALSGQGALLATVNDYLARRDAEWMRPIYELLGLTVGVIETEMGPRERQAAYACDITYGTAKEFGFDFLRDRLLLRHRAEQGVNLLDTLRGISRHRGHEQPVQREPHFMLVDEADSVLLDDAVTPLVIAVPPGEGQQATIATYQWAAQAAERFAEETHYVYDARRQHVELTQAGRRLARQLPRPVAVGNQGMLTLYEFIERAIRVRRDFIRDRHFVVRDGAIEIVDEFTGRIAAGRQWRDGIHQAVEAQAGVRVTVATGQAARITLQEFFLRYPHLAGMTGTASGSEREMRRVFHLHVAPIPTNHPPIRAEWPQAVFGTSDVRWQAVVAETAALHAQGRPVLIGTRSIDKSELVSELLRAAGIAHTVLNARNIANEAEIVAAAGQRGAVTVATNMAGRGTDIRLGPGVAELGGIHVICTEMHDSARIDRQLIGRCGRQGDPGSFRQLMALDDELLTTGLPAQRAELLREMGAISGGLRDDQAVWFSRAQQAIERRRYRQRRVLMYVDRERAAAQRELGLDPYLDSAA